GGCGTCTTTCACATCGGGCCCCTCGCCCGGCAGCCCCTGGATCAGGCGGGCGGCGACGACCTCGCCCTTCTCGCTGACCAGGACATTCACCACCACCACGCCCTTGGGCCGGCCCGAGAAGAAGCCCGAGGACTTCAGGCGCGGCACGACCCGGTTCAGGTTCAGGGGCCGGGCGGGCTGGATGTCTTCACTCAGCAGCACCAGGTCTCCTTCGGCCGGAGTCGCCCCGGCCTTGCTGCGGAACTCGTCGTTTTCGGCCTTGAGCCTGGCCGCCTCGGCCTTGGCGTCAGTGGCTTCCTGCTTCGCGGCCTGCAGCTCCTTGAGCATGGCCTCACCGCCCCCCTGATTCTCCGTGAGGGTGGCGCGCACCTGCTCGGCCTCGCGGCGGGCGGCCTGGGCCTCGGACCGAGCCAGATCCCTGGCTTTCTGGGACGCCGCCAGTTCCTGCTGCAGGTCCTCCGTGGCCGCTAGCCGTTGCTTGAGGCCATCCCGCTCTTCGGTGAGACGCCGGACCTGGGCCTCCAGCTGGGCGGGCGTCGGTTTCCTGGCCGCCGCGAGGGGCACGGCGATCAGCAGCAGGGCAAGGACGATGCGCATGGCGCCTCCGGGTGCGGAGGGTTCAGCGCAAGGCATCCGGCTGATGACCCCCCTGGGCGGGTTTCGTGGTCTTGAGAATCCCACGCTTGATGAGCTTGGAGAAGATGGCGAGGCATTCATCCTGCTCGAAAGGGGCGATGGTGAGGATGTCGCGGATGGCCCAGAGCCCATTGACCCGGCTGGCGAGGAAGGCCTCGTTGGGGCCGAGGTTCGTCGTCATCAGCTCGTCGAGGCTCACAGCCAGCTCGGGGATCAGGTCCTGATCGAGCTTCTTGTCCTCCAGCAGGTCCTGGACCACGGCCATCATCTTGCTGGCATCGAGATGGCGGGGCTGGTCCTTCAGGATGCGACGCAACTCCTCCTGGGCTTCCTGCAGCTTCTGCTTCTCCACCAGGGCCCGGGCCCGTTGGAGCTGGAGGCTGGGGTTTTCGCCGAGGTTGCCGCCGGAGTTGAGGATGCGGACGAGGCCCTTCTCGTGCAAGTCGAAGAGCAGCTTGTTGATCTTGTACTCGGGCATCCGCATGTCCAGCACCAGCTGGTCCACCCGCTTGTGGCCGTCCAGCCGCGCGAGGATGTCGGCATCATCCGTCGCCAGGGGCAGGCGCTCGGCGATGGCCTCGGAGATGGGGGCCAGGACGGCATCACCGCCCTTGATGACTTTGCGGATGCGCTTCCAGTCGTCCATGCGACGGGCACCTTCCAGCACGATGCCGGTGACATCGAGGCTGAGGAGCATGGACTTCTGGTGGGAGGCGGCGCCATCGTGGAACTCGAAGCTGCCCACATTCCACAGGAAGGTGTCGTAGATGCTCTCTTCCACCTTGAGCTGGACGATGCG
The window above is part of the Geothrix sp. genome. Proteins encoded here:
- a CDS encoding DUF4388 domain-containing protein, with product MALSGDLATMGLEDIFQWLAVGKKTGVLELRGSLHTKRVAFHEGRITSIWSSDPREYLGQYLLAFNRITEEQLRDALATQEDEQQLLGRILINRQLVTEAEIRRIVQLKVEESIYDTFLWNVGSFEFHDGAASHQKSMLLSLDVTGIVLEGARRMDDWKRIRKVIKGGDAVLAPISEAIAERLPLATDDADILARLDGHKRVDQLVLDMRMPEYKINKLLFDLHEKGLVRILNSGGNLGENPSLQLQRARALVEKQKLQEAQEELRRILKDQPRHLDASKMMAVVQDLLEDKKLDQDLIPELAVSLDELMTTNLGPNEAFLASRVNGLWAIRDILTIAPFEQDECLAIFSKLIKRGILKTTKPAQGGHQPDALR